The DNA sequence gaaaatttatgaaattagcATAGCGGTTAATTCCTTCAGGGTTCAGAGTATGAATATTGTAATCTCTTTTCAGTGGCAATTACTATTCTGTTTTCTTCCTACtatgtttaaatttgaaaCACAAATTTGAAAATAGACCTTAGAATCTTTTAGTCATTTATTTAaagcttatattttttctgGTCTTATAACTTTTTACGTAAGATTTATAATGAGATCATTTCCGAAACACTGTTTtgtgtttgtatattttttagacCCGAGAAgtcttcaattatttttaagttctaAATAATTAGGGTGCTCTAGTAGAATGATTATACTATATCAGCTACTTAGTAAAGttttaagtttgtattttACATTCCCATAGATTTCACAACTACACGTGATTTATATCTAGGACACTTCGTTTAAACCATCCATATATTCgatgataaaaatatcaatataccGATAAATAAATGAGATAACGTAAACACATTCAATtgatattcataaattattatttgcgtatgaaataacattattaacccgggaaatattttattttatttcatataaaatcagGTCAATGGGAtactgtataataattaatcctgtttgtaattacctaaatttcaaatcataccatttttgttattgttaattacATTTAGTGCTgtactaattaaataaattgatatacaATGATAATTTCGATAATTACGGAGTAATaaagtagtaaataataatttaatcattaaTGAATGTATGACCCATTGAATGTACCCTTATGTTCTTATATTCTAGATTtacatatacaaaaaaaatcttaatggTGGTACTCGGCTTCACCAAATTTCGCAAAATTCTAATCGACAAAAAAGATTATATATCTTACGTCCGTTGGATGATTtgctattaatttaatgtaggtgatgaaaatttttgtctaAAATAATGATTCGATAATTGTAGATAATAACTGTTTTACGAACATTATTATTGCTtctgcaatatttttttaaagtgactGTCAATATGCTCCGTATTAATTGTTAGCCTAGTTTGTTCATAGATTGTCTTTTATGAAGAACGTAGcctgtttatttataactagctgtccCGTCCCGGCTCCACTCGGATTGACCCGGGAtaacaacaaaagaaaatatagcctatgtcacTCGGGAATAGTGTAGCTTTTAGCTAGTGAAATAAGTTTCTCGTTTCTTGACATATTTTCGCGTTCAAGGTTTTGTAACAAAACTCatcagcccccctagccaagtggctttctgttagcgtagcgttcaatagaatagactacgaatgtatgagattgacgtaagctgtagatacgtttatctacagcttctattgaacgctacgctaacagaaagccacttggctaggggggctggaCCGACTCTATcgatttttatgtttgtttacttATATTCTGAAATGACGAAAAAGACCACAAGGTTTTCTGGTACGAGCACGTGACATCAGTAAGTGAATATCTGCATTTACACACGACGATATCAATACTTAATAATGGATGGTATTTAAAAGTACTTCAATTTATTCCCATTTCATTTACCTAATTTTGTCTGTGTTCCACCAAATATACTGAATGTGCACCAAAATatgttcattaaaatatgtcaTAACGAGCATCTATTTAACAACTGTTgcaaatttgtaaaaatagttatacacctaattttaaaaacaagcaTTTATTTCTTTAGTTTTACTTCAGATAATGCACTGCAAAATGTATTTGAATCAAACACCAATTAATGTCCAATGTagctttattaataaaaaatgaacacattataaaatgtaatgctTACTAAAAATGTCTTTTTAATACTAATCAGTACGAAccataataattcaaaatgtTAAACAAAGTCTACTCCTACAACGTTCACATTATCAGTCCACTCAATCTCTGCAGTACTTCTTTAAATTATTGCACCAATAAAGCGCACTTTGCCTTTGTAGGACGCCCACGTTTTCGTTTTTGCCCGATggctatgtttttggcttctactGGAGGTGTTATGTATTTCAGCctgtgtgcctagtgcgagttttcatcgagtacgaaacgttactatcgcgtttgcgtcacagccgaattagtatgggaaatcgaacagcgcccctagcggacgtatggggaagctttgattccccatacaaatttcgctgtgacgcagacgcgatagtaacgtttcgtactcgatgaaaactcgcactaggcacactgaTCGCAAGTCCAGTACAGTACatgtttacatttataatttttaaaaaactcGGGGCAGTTACATTGACCCTTTACCCAGTCACTATTTTGGGAAGGCAAGACAACTATCCAGTGAGTAAAGGCAAATTTCTGGAATTCATCGAATGTCTCCCAACTTTGCCCGTTTGGAACATTTATTGGTTGCTGAACCTTCGACTAGATAAGATTTTTGTATCGCTGTTGTTGATATGGTTTTCACTTTTTTGTTCAATTTCGCCCATTGGTATGCTGATGTCCAATCAGATAGTTCTATCAAAGGTGTGCTTGAAAACGAGTCCACTTTATAATTTTCGGACCACTGCTTGACCATGTCAAGAGTAACAGCACGAAACCGGGACAGTGGAATTCGTTCTCTAAGGGTGTGGCTATCTTTTATGCTCCTATTGAAAGCCTCGAGTGCATTATTCGTAGATGGAGATCCGTCCGAAACGCCTAGGTACCAATTCGGGTTTTGTATTATCCATTCTTCCTTgaagtatgtaataaaagcattttgacttttatatttgttcaaAAAAGCTGCTAAAGCGGTGTTGAACACGCCCGGTGCTGTGACAGAATGTAAAATGTCGATGCCTTGTAGAAGATCTTTCTGCAGTCGTTTGTCTACTAGTTTAACTACTTGTTTCTGAATATTCTTTTTAGCGTGAGCCCAGCACATTCTGACTGTAGTCTCAACTCCAAATACTTCCGTAAACGCATTTTGAATACTCTTGGCTGCATCACAAATTAAAACCTTCGGCTGCATTACATGCGAATACAGAGTGTAAGCGCTATCTTTAAGCTGttcaaataacattttaaaatcttcTTTGCGTTCTGAGCTAGAAATGGCCAAACAAAAAGGATACAATTTTCAAAAACGGAGCAATAGGCAGGCATATGCGCGTCGCAAGCGCGCCGAAACCATTttcagtaaaataaatataagtctTAGAAGTAATGTTTTACGAAATGCATTATTTGTtcttcaattataattatttctataacatAAAAGTTGTACAAAACCGTTTTAAATGGGTAAACGGTACTAGGATGcatactaaatattttgtgtaacattcAGGAATATTTGGTGCACGATCAGTATTTTTCgaggaataataaaatagttattgtTACAATAGAATATTTGCCGCGCactacaataaaaaagtgTTATATTTTGGTGTTAATTTGGAATTTGTTTGATGTAACATATTTTGTTGGCCGAGTAGTTTAATTATagtaaaacaattaaacagGTTTAAGATCAATATTTTAGAAATGCATACATAGATGTACCTTTAGATTTTTGGtgaacacaaaaatattatcccTTAATAATTATGAGAAAATATACCCTAATgcttacattaaataatatgcatgcctttattattacctacacGTACTGAAATTTTTCAACCATTTATTTACTGTAGACGTCAATTTTCTTAAGCTTCTAAAGTAATTAACGTTAGACGTAGTGAGCACTCAGCTGAAGTTTAAGCTTTATCGTATACAATGAATACTGTCTCAACATCTTTTAAGAGCTGTAAAACAAAAAGCGCTTTAAGGAGCTAACTTGTTGTAAGTTGGTTTTCGACGTTTTGTAAGGTCAAGTCAACATTATCACtattactacatagtataaaactagCTGTCGTTCTGTCTGTGTTTGTGTATGCTTTGATCTTTAAAACCACGTAACGAATTTtgatgttgtttattttaaggtaGGTAACTAACCTAGAGGTTCTATGCAAAGTTATTAGTAACTAAGtatatatacttttttaagttttcgACAAAGCGGgtgcgggcgaaaagctagttttaatatttaaaaaagaaattatagTAGAGTTAATTGATAGAGATCTAAGTATAACAAAGTTAatacgtaatattattatatccaattcaaattgcttttataagtaaatgccactaaaatatacctatgtcTACGAGTATATACTCGTAAGTATATAGTATAGGTTAGTATATAGCTTGCTACTATATGGTTTACTACGATCCACATTGTGGTGGAAAGCAGTTTGACACAACACGTTTTAATTGAAACCGAATGTAGATACGCTTAGGTACATGTATACagtatgtacatacatacacagtAGTGACTCAGTAGTAAAAGTCCCTGATTGCAGTTAGGTAAATCGTATGACTAGGTGAGCTTGCAAAacgttattattaattagttttagTAATGCGCTATATCTTAAAGATTGTTTGAAAGTATAATATACTCAAACTTTTCAGCATGGTATTGAACGATACATAATACGAAACAATAGAGAGTGctctataaaattttgttttacctTGGTTCcgcaaatatttaattaataataacaagaTTGTTAATCCAAGTAATCTTCTGAAGCTACACACCATTTAAAAGTCACTGGTTACAAATGGATTCTCGTAAATAGaaccgaaaaaaaaaatacaaaaagaaatattcccgccatatatattatgtagatattatgtaagccttaccaa is a window from the Colias croceus chromosome 7, ilColCroc2.1 genome containing:
- the LOC123693223 gene encoding uncharacterized protein LOC123693223, with amino-acid sequence MLFEQLKDSAYTLYSHVMQPKVLICDAAKSIQNAFTEVFGVETTVRMCWAHAKKNIQKQVVKLVDKRLQKDLLQGIDILHSVTAPGVFNTALAAFLNKYKSQNAFITYFKEEWIIQNPNWYLGVSDGSPSTNNALEAFNRSIKDSHTLRERIPLSRFRAVTLDMVKQWSENYKVDSFSSTPLIELSDWTSAYQWAKLNKKVKTISTTAIQKSYLNT